The Cloeon dipterum chromosome 3, ieCloDipt1.1, whole genome shotgun sequence genome includes a region encoding these proteins:
- the LOC135938281 gene encoding uncharacterized protein LOC135938281 isoform X1, translated as MAFIRASTACLLLAILAASRTSGFPQTPSSTTSRHFFRGKQVPSLGGDPLEEELHRLRVQGQPSVESQTAAFNGAAEAERARVATQKSLYEGFGLPLEEQLERAGEKNARFVTEPEHSADEEEAGREEESSADESSSEEDDDDNNEEYQNSEDEDSGSLPSTSVPFVTSGPSQRAHQHSRASDKGNNYNWQQQAIQNGAPQSGNADDETGERLFRMMVDLAEHPTQWQKVHQELQQLDKELVTAHQLTITANTSSNAPETRDKAVPARPPNRRHPNLRLIPHIPDSLLLENEMDRARDRYSTTTTTSTTTTTTTAKPTTTEPITIATKTTRTPSFDNGSEQGHHGPKHWPQFVYHRVTSSPFSDHGTSSSHGHHSNAFVAVSDVTPPKLRGKLTKEAEPQVALHSLLEMVDQESRVKARPPLHRLSSAGAPASPSSLDDPESAVPAHAFIDEEELEIERLLKSPPLEGAWDHQRNKDWVREKLTLLERLHSHLKQKWQIDDTVEIPEQATPPKNHPQSAHSLHHPQSPVRRQ; from the exons GGCGGAGATCCTCTAGAGGAGGAGCTGCACAGGCTGCGAGTACAAGGCCAGCCGTCGGTTGAGAGCCAAACGGCCGCTTTCAACGGCGCAGCAGAAGCTGAAAGGGCTCGAGTGGCAACGCAGAAATCGCTTTATGAAG GTTTCGGCTTGCCCCTCGAGGAACAGTTGGAGCGAGCTGGCGAGAAAAACGCGCGCTTCGTGACTGAGCCGGAGCACTCGGCCGACGAGGAGGAAGCCGGCCGAGAGGAAGAGAGCAGCGCCGACGAGTCTAGCTCTGAAGAGGACGACGATGACAACAACGAAGAGTACCAAAATTCTGAGGATGAG GACTCGGGCAGCCTACCCAGCACGAGCGTGCCCTTTGTGACCTCGGGGCCGTCTCAAAGGGCCCACCAGCATTCCAGGGCTAGCGATAAAGGAAACAATTACAACTGGCAGCAGCAAGCGATACAAAACGGCGCTCCCCAG AGTGGAAACGCTGATGATGAAACCGGAGAGCGCCTTTTCAGAATGATGGTCGATCTGGCTGAGCATCCGACGCAGTGGCAAAAAGTTCATCAGGAATTGC AACAACTGGACAAGGAATTGGTGACCGCCCACCAACTGACCATTACGGCAAATACTTCTTCAAACGCCCCAGAGACGCGAGATAAGGCTGTACCCGCGAGACCCCCTAACCGGAGACACCCTAACCTGAGGCTGATACCCCACATTCCCGACTCGTTGCTCCTGGAAAATGAAATGGATAGGGCGCGCGACAGATACTCAACGACCACCACAACATCAACCACCACAACCACCACGACGGCAAAACCAACCACGACTGAGCCGATTACGATCGCAACGAAAACGACCAGAACACCGTCCTTTGATAATGGGTCTGAGCAGGGGCATCACGGCCCAAAGCACTGGCCGCAATTCGTGTATCACCGAGTGACGTCAAGTCCGTTCAGTGATCATGG GACAAGTTCATCTCATGGACATCATTCAAACGCTTTTGTAGCTGTATCTGATGTAACTCCTCCGAAGCTCAGAGGAAAATTGACTAAAGAAGCCGAACCACAG GTTGCTTTACACTCTTTGTTGGAGATGGTAGATCAAGAGTCCAGAGTGAAGGCGCGACCCCCTTTGCACAGACTCTCGTCCGCTGGTGCCCCCGCCAGCCCCAGTTCGCTAGACGATCCTGAGTCTGCTGTGCCTGCCCATGCTTTCATTGACGAGGAGGAGCTAGAAATCGAACGGCTTCTCAAGTCGCCACCCTTGGAAGGCGCTTGGGACCACCAGAGAAACAAGGACTGGGTCAGA GAAAAGTTGACGCTACTCGAACGGTTGCACTCGCATCTGAAGCAGAAGTGGCAAATCGATGACACTGTCGAGATACCGGAGCAAGCGACGCCCCCCAAAAACCACCCCCAAAGTGCCCACAGCCTTCATCACCCCCAGTCACCCGTGCGGCGCCAGTGA
- the LOC135938281 gene encoding uncharacterized protein LOC135938281 isoform X2, with amino-acid sequence MAFIRASTACLLLAILAASRTSGFPQTPSSTTSRHFFRGKQVPSLGGDPLEEELHRLRVQGQPSVESQTAAFNGAAEAERARVATQKSLYEGFGLPLEEQLERAGEKNARFVTEPEHSADEEEAGREEESSADESSSEEDDDDNNEEYQNSEDEDSGSLPSTSVPFVTSGPSQRAHQHSRASDKGNNYNWQQQAIQNGAPQSGNADDETGERLFRMMVDLAEHPTQWQKVHQELQQLDKELVTAHQLTITANTSSNAPETRDKAVPARPPNRRHPNLRLIPHIPDSLLLENEMDRARDRYSTTTTTSTTTTTTTAKPTTTEPITIATKTTRTPSFDNGSEQGHHGPKHWPQFVYHRVTSSPFSDHGTSSSHGHHSNAFVAVSDVTPPKLRGKLTKEAEPQMVDQESRVKARPPLHRLSSAGAPASPSSLDDPESAVPAHAFIDEEELEIERLLKSPPLEGAWDHQRNKDWVREKLTLLERLHSHLKQKWQIDDTVEIPEQATPPKNHPQSAHSLHHPQSPVRRQ; translated from the exons GGCGGAGATCCTCTAGAGGAGGAGCTGCACAGGCTGCGAGTACAAGGCCAGCCGTCGGTTGAGAGCCAAACGGCCGCTTTCAACGGCGCAGCAGAAGCTGAAAGGGCTCGAGTGGCAACGCAGAAATCGCTTTATGAAG GTTTCGGCTTGCCCCTCGAGGAACAGTTGGAGCGAGCTGGCGAGAAAAACGCGCGCTTCGTGACTGAGCCGGAGCACTCGGCCGACGAGGAGGAAGCCGGCCGAGAGGAAGAGAGCAGCGCCGACGAGTCTAGCTCTGAAGAGGACGACGATGACAACAACGAAGAGTACCAAAATTCTGAGGATGAG GACTCGGGCAGCCTACCCAGCACGAGCGTGCCCTTTGTGACCTCGGGGCCGTCTCAAAGGGCCCACCAGCATTCCAGGGCTAGCGATAAAGGAAACAATTACAACTGGCAGCAGCAAGCGATACAAAACGGCGCTCCCCAG AGTGGAAACGCTGATGATGAAACCGGAGAGCGCCTTTTCAGAATGATGGTCGATCTGGCTGAGCATCCGACGCAGTGGCAAAAAGTTCATCAGGAATTGC AACAACTGGACAAGGAATTGGTGACCGCCCACCAACTGACCATTACGGCAAATACTTCTTCAAACGCCCCAGAGACGCGAGATAAGGCTGTACCCGCGAGACCCCCTAACCGGAGACACCCTAACCTGAGGCTGATACCCCACATTCCCGACTCGTTGCTCCTGGAAAATGAAATGGATAGGGCGCGCGACAGATACTCAACGACCACCACAACATCAACCACCACAACCACCACGACGGCAAAACCAACCACGACTGAGCCGATTACGATCGCAACGAAAACGACCAGAACACCGTCCTTTGATAATGGGTCTGAGCAGGGGCATCACGGCCCAAAGCACTGGCCGCAATTCGTGTATCACCGAGTGACGTCAAGTCCGTTCAGTGATCATGG GACAAGTTCATCTCATGGACATCATTCAAACGCTTTTGTAGCTGTATCTGATGTAACTCCTCCGAAGCTCAGAGGAAAATTGACTAAAGAAGCCGAACCACAG ATGGTAGATCAAGAGTCCAGAGTGAAGGCGCGACCCCCTTTGCACAGACTCTCGTCCGCTGGTGCCCCCGCCAGCCCCAGTTCGCTAGACGATCCTGAGTCTGCTGTGCCTGCCCATGCTTTCATTGACGAGGAGGAGCTAGAAATCGAACGGCTTCTCAAGTCGCCACCCTTGGAAGGCGCTTGGGACCACCAGAGAAACAAGGACTGGGTCAGA GAAAAGTTGACGCTACTCGAACGGTTGCACTCGCATCTGAAGCAGAAGTGGCAAATCGATGACACTGTCGAGATACCGGAGCAAGCGACGCCCCCCAAAAACCACCCCCAAAGTGCCCACAGCCTTCATCACCCCCAGTCACCCGTGCGGCGCCAGTGA